The Candidatus Palauibacter australiensis genome contains the following window.
CGGTCCCACAGCGACGCGTGCACGGGGCGGCCCGTGATCCCTTCGAAGGTGACGCGTCCAATGAAACGCTCGGCCGACGCCGTGAGGATGACCTCGACCCCGGCCCCGGCCTCGATCAGGCGGCGGGAGAGGATCGCGCTCTTGTACGCGGCGATCCCGCCAGATACGACGAGCAGTACGCGACGACCGTCGAAGGGCCGCACGGAGCTAGCAGTCCGGCAGGGGTTTTGCCACGGGCTGCTACTAGGGCATCAGGGTGGGGCGCGCCCGGACGATCCGGTATTGCAGCTTCTTTTCCTCCGAGGTCAGCGCGTCGGCGGCGACCGTCGTCAGCTTCTCCGCGCCGTACGGTGAGCGTTCGAGCGGAAGGGCGTTGAGTTCGCGCGCGTACTTCGCGGCGATGAGCACGCCCAGGTACTTGTTCGTCGCCGCCTTCGCCACGGCGTCCGGGGTAAACACCTTCATTCCATCTCTCCCTCGACCCTTACGGCCCAATCGCATTCCGTGCCGCGGCCCGTCGCCGAACCGCACGCCTCCGGGAATCTACCACATGCGTCAAAGAGCATCCAACTCCCCGAGGATGCGTCTCACGTACCGCCGATCCGCGGCGCCGAGACGGCGGCGGGGCACGAGTCCCTCCGCCACGAGCGCCGACACTTCGGCGACTGCCTCCTCGATGCGGTCGTTGACGACGAGCCGGTCGAACTCCGCCGCGGCCTTCAGCTCCGATCGCGCGTTGGTGAGCCGGCGCCGGAGCTGCTCCGGGCTCTCGCTGCCCCGCCCCCTGAGCTGCCGCGCAATCCGCTCGCCGGTGGGCGGGACGATGAAGATCGAGAGGACTTCCGCGACGGCCTCCCACACCTGCCGGGCCCCCTGCACGTCGATGTCGAGCAGGAGATGGGCGCCCGCTTCCCGCGCCCGGTCGAGGTTGTCGCGCGGCGTCCCGTACCGTTCACCGTGGACGGTCGCGTATTCGAGCATGGCCCCCGAGTCCACCAGCGCCTCGAACCGGCTCCGCGAGACGAAGCGGTAGTCCACGCCATCCCGTTCGCGCGCCCGCGGCGCCCGCGTCGTCATCGAGACCGAGAACAGGAAGCCGGGGGAGCGGGCCTCCGCGAGCAGCCGGTCGCGGATCGTCGTCTTCCCCGCCCCGGAGGGTCCGGAGAGGATGACGGGAAAGAGGGTACGGGACCCGGCGGCCGCGGGGCTCACTCGACGTTCTCCACCTGCTCCCGGAGCCGCTCGATCTCGTTCTTCGCCTCCACCACGAGTCTCGAGATGCGGGAGTCGTTCGCCTTCGCGCCCAGCGTGTTGAATTCGCGCTGCAACTCCTGGACGAGAAAGCCGAGCCGCCGCCCCACCGGCTCGTCGACCGGGGCCTCGAGGAACTCCTCGAAGGCTTCCACGTGCGAGCGGGCGCGCACGAGTTCCTCGCTGATCTCCCAGCGGTCCGCGATGAGGGCGATCTCGCGCAGCAGCCGGTCCTCATCCAGACCCTTCCCGGCCAGGTCCGCAACCGCGTCACGGAGCCGGCGCCGCTCGCGCTCGAGCCGTTCCGGCGCCAACGCCTCCGCGCCATCGATCGCCTCCCGCAGCCCGGCCAGGCGTCCCCGAAGGTCGACCTCGAGCCGAGCCCCCTCCCGATCCCGCATCTCCACCAGCAGGTCGAGCGCCTCCGCCGCCGCCCGCTTCACATCGTCCGACTCCGGCACGAACTCCCCGCCCTCGCCACCGGCCCGGCGGAAGATCCCGCCCACGCCCAGCAGCGAAGCCATGTCCGGTTCGCCGGACACCCCGAAGTCGTCCCGGAGCCGCGCGCACGCGTCGAGCACTTCCCGCACGCGCGCCTCGTCCAGGCTCGCGCCGCCCGCCTCCGGGGCGCCCTCCACGCGGACGAAGAGATCCAGGCGGCCGCGCCGGGCCCGGGACTCCGCGAGGGCGCGAAGCTCGCTTTCCGCGCGCTCCACGCCCGGGGGCGCCTTCACCACGACCTTCAGCCCCCGGGAATTCACCGAGCGCGCTTCGACCGTGACGGTCCCGGTCTCCCGCGTCACGGTCGCCGAGCCGTAGCCGGTCATGCTGCGAATCACTCCGACCTCCCCCGGCGCGGCGGCCGCCCGATCAATTGAAGAACTCCCAGCGAAGGCCGAACACGTTGAGCTGCCGCGGGAACAGCGCCCCTTGAAAATCTCCGATTCGACCCGCGCCCAGGTTGCCGAAACGCCAGAAGAACCGAAAGTCGGCGATCTTGAACATGAAGTGCCCGCCCATCCAGCTGTCGGCCTCCAGCAGCGTCGGGTCGGGCGAGTCGGTGACGGGGACGAGCCGCGCCCCGCGGCGGTCGATGTACAGGGACACCCAGATCCGCAGGTGCTCGTCGAAGAAGGTGTCGGAGAGGTAGAGCTCCGTGCGGAACAGGCGGTCGGGAAGGAAGAGGGTCTCGGCGCCGCGGGAGTCGAACTTTCGCCACGAAGCGCGCAGACGGATCGGCTCCACCCCCCGAAGCAGCACGCCGAGAGGCACGACCGGCCCGTCGAAGCGCACCTCCAGCGAGGTGATGTCGACCTCCCCCGAGTCCGCGACGACGAGCCGGTCGAAGGGGGCGCCGAAGCCGACCTGTCGATCCATCCACTGCTCCGAGTAGCGGCCGGCGAGGTTGAACGGCCCGATCTCAAAGGCTGCGGAGGCGCCGCGGGAATCGAACCGCAAGCTGTCGGCGAGCGGGAACTCCGATGTCCCGAGGCTGTCGAGCATGAGATGCTGCGGGAAGCCGACGCCTCGCGTTCCCTCCGCGGTGAAGGCCCGCAACTCGATGGGGAAAAGCAGCGTATCGCGGAAGGCCAGCCCGGCCCGCCAGGACTCCGTCGGGAATTCGTTCCAGCTCGCGAGTTCCGCCCCTCCCTCGAGCGTCAAGGGGCCGATGGGTTGCCAGGCGGAAAGATCGGCGAGGCGCGAGGCGTAGGCGTCGCGCCCGGCGAAGCGGAGGCCCATCGAGATCCCTCCCGAGCCGGGCCGGGCCGAGA
Protein-coding sequences here:
- the gmk gene encoding guanylate kinase, which translates into the protein MSPAAAGSRTLFPVILSGPSGAGKTTIRDRLLAEARSPGFLFSVSMTTRAPRARERDGVDYRFVSRSRFEALVDSGAMLEYATVHGERYGTPRDNLDRAREAGAHLLLDIDVQGARQVWEAVAEVLSIFIVPPTGERIARQLRGRGSESPEQLRRRLTNARSELKAAAEFDRLVVNDRIEEAVAEVSALVAEGLVPRRRLGAADRRYVRRILGELDAL
- a CDS encoding YicC family protein, producing MIRSMTGYGSATVTRETGTVTVEARSVNSRGLKVVVKAPPGVERAESELRALAESRARRGRLDLFVRVEGAPEAGGASLDEARVREVLDACARLRDDFGVSGEPDMASLLGVGGIFRRAGGEGGEFVPESDDVKRAAAEALDLLVEMRDREGARLEVDLRGRLAGLREAIDGAEALAPERLERERRRLRDAVADLAGKGLDEDRLLREIALIADRWEISEELVRARSHVEAFEEFLEAPVDEPVGRRLGFLVQELQREFNTLGAKANDSRISRLVVEAKNEIERLREQVENVE